From the Oryza glaberrima chromosome 5, OglaRS2, whole genome shotgun sequence genome, one window contains:
- the LOC127773075 gene encoding uncharacterized protein LOC127773075 yields MQLPLRRALSAAASASAPVRRALSAAAAAAAPVRRALSTAAADADASRHPGWVMIHSIHHATEARTPSPRASLLLAEPPCSSYLLLPDHLVDRRPGPKPGTGIDVVGLLSAVIYATSGDGLLLFAYVDSHAPLSVVSKAFAAGATPTREGELDLDGLNPQDQDLTRFVCNPITGELFRLPDIDGTKKTFFWRHTGLLTRSAAGHGPPDSYAVAMLREHSNSGTFHMWRFLSRTGKWDKIDGLPSPLPLVRRLDIDTEAVAFAGRLWWVDLTWGVISADPFSDRPELHFVELPRGSVWPMPSEDLLVEVQSIHRRVGVSEGRLRYVEVSDKDPFVLSSFALDDDGGSWTLEHRVALGRICEVKGGGPEDTPRIAVIDPLNSSVICVIVGKHVLSVDMEMGKVLGSSPIEEGEGSPWFITSILKSCVLPPWLASSKIPAAGTSASNKGDAKSKTLSDILVRVDRDKKN; encoded by the exons ATGCAActcccgctccgccgcgcgctcTCCGCCGCTGCTTCCGCGTCCGCGCCTGTCCGGCGCGCCCTctctgccgcggccgccgccgccgcgcccgttcggCGCGCCCtttccaccgccgcggccgacgccgacgcctcgCGCCATCCTGGGTGGGTGATGATCCACAGCATCCACCACGCGACGGAGGCCAGAActccgtcgccgcgcgcgtcccttCTTCTCGCCGAGCCACCGTGTTCCTCCTACCTCCTCCTGCCTGACCACCTCGTCGACCGGCGGCCCGGCCCCAAACCCGGCACCGGCATCGACGTCGTGGGGTTGCTGAGCGCCGTGATCTACGCCacgagcggcgacggcctcctcctcttcgcctACGTGGACTCCCACGCCCCGCTCTCCGTCGTCTCCaaggccttcgccgccggcgctaCCCCTACTCGGGAAGGCGAGCTCGACCTCGACGGCCTCAACCCGCAGGATCAGGACCTCACGCGCTTCGTCTGCAACCCCATCACCGGCGAGCTGTTCCGCCTCCCGGACATCGACGGCACCAAGAAGACCTTCTTCTGGCGCCACACCGGCCTCCTcacccgctccgccgccggccatgggcCGCCCGACAGCTACGCCGTCGCCATGCTCCGGGAGCACAGCAACAGCGGGACCTTCCACATGTGGCGGTTCCTCTCGCGAACCGGGAAGTGGGACAAGATTGACGGCTTGCCGTCCCCGCTCCCGCTTGTGCGGCGGCTGGACATCGACACCGAGGCGGTGGCGTTCGCCGGACGGCTGTGGTGGGTCGATCTGACATGGGGCGTCATCTCCGCCGACCCGTTCAGCGACCGGCCGGAGCTCCACTTCGTCGAGCTCCCGAGGGGCAGTGTGTGGCCAATGCCCAGCGAAGATCTACTAGTAGAAGTGCAGAGTATTCATCGGCGCGTGGGGGTCAGTGAGGGGAGGCTGCGCTATGTCGAGGTGTCCGACAAGGATCCTTTCGTGCTCAGCTCCTTCGCGCTTGATGACGATGGCGGCAGCTGGACGCTGGAGCACCGTGTGGCGCTTGGTCGAATCTGCGAGGTGAAGGGAGGAGGACCAGAGGACACCCCGCGAATTGCCGTCATTGACCCACTAAACTCGAGCGTCATTTGTGTCATCGTTGGCAAACATGTTCTTTCTGTAGACATGGAGATGGGGAAGGTGCTTGGGTCTTCGCCGATAGAAGAAGGTGAAGGCTCACCCTGGTTTATCACCTCTATCCTTAAATCATGTGTGCTCCCACCGTGGCTTGCATCAAGCAAAATCCCCGCTGCTG GAACATCTGCGAGCAACAAGGGTGATGCCAAAAGCAAGACCTTATCAGACATATTGGTTCGTGTAGACAGGGACAAGAAGAATTGA
- the LOC127774699 gene encoding uncharacterized protein LOC127774699, whose translation MIYQIPAVRSTAPRAFFILADPPGASNLYVPDHLFDRRPGPGPDNGDVMALLGGMVCTTSGDGLLLLCYSDAHAPVVSTHSGTREPKLIGVDMDPDITRFVCNPITGELFRLPDIDGTKKTLSYGPNAGLLTRSASAAGHGPPDRYAVALLNEDRSRNGDERTFVMRRFLSQTGKWEKLVGLPLPSPLPLPRRMELYLEAVAFAGQLWWVDPTWGAISADPFSHRPELRFVELPRGSVWPMPSTHPVQALGMFRRLGVSEGRLRYVELSNQDPFVLSSFALDDHGGSWTMEHQVELAPLCRNHVNGGGLPSKDYTSTPRIGVIDPLNSSCICVLIGKHVLAVDMDMGKVLGCSLTDESEGSPWAITTCLKPCVLPPWLGSSQIPNAGTFSCNKGDAKGKTLSDMLVRVHSDKNN comes from the exons ATGATCTACCAAATCCCGGCGGTCAGatccaccgcgccgcgcgccttCTTCATCCTCGCCGACCCCCCGGGCGCCTCCAACCTCTACGTGCCCGACCACCTCTTCGACCGCCGGCCCGGCCCCGGCCCCGACAACGGCGACGTCATGGCCCTCCTCGGCGGCATGGTGTGCACCACCAgcggcgacggcctcctcctcctctgctacTCGGATGCCCACGCCCCCGTCGTCTCCACGCACAGCGGCACTCGGGAGCCTAAGCTTATCGGCGTCGACATGGACCCGGACATCACGCGCTTCGTCTGCAACCCCATCACCGGCGAGCTGTTCCGCCTCCCGGACATCGACGGCACCAAGAAGACCTTGTCCTACGGCCCCAACGCCGGCCTCCTCACCcggtccgcctccgccgccgggcaCGGCCCGCCTGACAGGTACGCCGTCGCTCTGCTCAACGAGGACCGCAGCCGCAACGGGGATGAACGAACCTTCGTCATGCGGCGTTTCCTCTCGCAAACCGGGAAGTGGGAGAAGCTGGTGGGCTTGCCGTTGCCgtccccgctcccgctcccgcggcGGATGGAGCTATACCTCGAGGCGGTGGCGTTCGCCGGACAGTTGTGGTGGGTCGATCCGACTTGGGGCGCCATCTCCGCCGACCCGTTCAGCCACCGGCCGGAGCTCCGCTTCGTCGAGCTCCCGAGGGGCAGTGTGTGGCCAATGCCCAGCACCCATCCAGTACAAGCGTTGGGTATGTTCCGGCGCCTGGGAGTCAGCGAGGGGAGGCTGCGCTACGTCGAGTTGTCCAACCAGGATCCTTTCGTGCTCAGCTCATTTGCCCTCGACGACCACGGCGGCAGCTGGACGATGGAGCACCAGGTGGAGCTTGCTCCACTCTGCAGGAACCATGTTAATGGAGGAGGCCTCCCCTCAAAGGATTACACTTCCACCCCGCGGATTGGCGTTATTGACCCACTAAACTCAAGCTGCATTTGTGTCCTAATTGGCAAACATGTTCTTGCGGTCGACATGGATATGGGCAAGGTGCTAGGGTGTTCGCTCACTGATGAAAGTGAAGGCTCGCCATGGGCTATCACCACTTGCCTTAAGCCGTGCGTGCTCCCACCATGGCTTGGATCAAGCCAAATCCCTAATGCAG GAACTTTTTCGTGCAACAAAGGTGATGCCAAAGGCAAGACTTTATCAGACATGTTGGTTCGTGTACACAGCGACAAGAATAATtga
- the LOC127774828 gene encoding uncharacterized protein LOC127774828 — MQRLPLRRALSAAASAPVRRALSTASRRPPWAMVEKYVAVGSPERRVSLRLAEPPCGSRLIAPAHLVGYAPRVPDPDTDELNAFFAGFVKAASGDGLLLLTFMEVTGTAPLVPGGGGWRALTGISIDPDMTRFVCNPISGELFGLPDIDGTKKTAWFSDIGILTQSERPHGPPDRYAVALFREDSEGYRGGDERFAMRRFLSQTGKWDKLVGLPSSLPLHRRRMNTSTQEVVAFAGRLWWVDLSWGALSADPFSDRPELRFVELPRGSVTQPMEKERRELRRFRRVGVSEGRLRYAEVSQEEPFVLSSFSLDDDGGGWTLEHRVALRRLWPHDQNLCKNTPQIAAIDPLNAGCMHLVVGRQVVSIDMDNGDLLGCTLGGGSDPSVDTLTPCLLPPWLASCRIPRAETLSRNKADAKSKSLSDMLVRVDRKKMT; from the exons ATGCAGCGCCTCCCGCTCCGGCGCGCcctgtccgccgccgcgtccgcgcccGTACGCCGCGCCCTCTCCACGGCGTCGCGGCGCCCTCCGTGGGCGATGGTGGAGAAGTACGTGGCGGTCGGATCTCCCGAGCGGCGCGTGTCCCTCCGGCTCGCGGAGCCCCCGTGCGGCTCCAGGCTCATCGCCCCCGCCCACCTCGTCGGCTACGCGCCGCGCGTGCCCGACCCCGACACGGACGAGCTGAACGCCTTCTTCGCCGGCTTCGTCAAGGccgcgagcggcgacggcctcctcctcctcaccttcaTGGAAGTCACCGGCACGGCCCCcctcgtccccggcggcggtgggtggcgcgCGCTGACTGGCATCAGCATCGACCCCGACATGACGCGGTTCGTGTGCAACCCCATCTCCGGCGAGCTGTTCGGCCTCCCGGACATCGACGGCACCAAGAAGACCGCGTGGTTCTCCGACATCGGCATCCTCACCCAATCCGAACGCCCGCACGGGCCGCCGGACAGGTATGCTGTCGCTTTGTTCAGGGAGGACTCGGAGGGCTACCGTGGCGGGGACGAACGGTTCGCCATGCGCCGGTTTCTCTCACAAACGGGCAAGTGGGACAAGCTGGTGGGCTTGCCGTCCTCGCTCCCGCTCCACCGGCGTCGCATGAACACATCCACGCAGGAGGTGGTGGCCTTCGCCGGCCGGCTGTGGTGGGTCGACCTGAGCTGGGGCGCCCTCTCCGCCGACCCTTTCAGCGATCGCCCGGAGCTCCGCTTCGTCGAGCTGCCGAGAGGGAGCGTGACACAGCCCATGGAGAAGGAGCGCCGGGAGCTGCGCAGGTTCCGCCGCGTCGGCGTCAGCGAGGGGAGGCTGCGCTACGCCGAGGTGTCCCAGGAGGAGCCATTCGTGCTCAGTTCGTTctccctcgacgacgacggcggcgggtggacGCTGGAGCACCGCGTGGCTCTTCGCCGGCTCTGGCCGCATGACCAAAACCTCTGCAAGAACACGCCGCAGATCGCAGCCATTGACCCACTGAACGCTGGCTGCATGCACCTCGTAGTTGGCAGGCAGGTTGTCTCCATAGACATGGACAATGGGGATTTGCTTGGGTGCACGCTGGGAGGTGGAAGTGATCCCTCCGTGGATACACTTACACCATGTTTGCTCCCTCCGTGGCTTGCATCGTGCCGGATCCCCCGTGCAG AAACTCTTTCAAGGAACAAGGCGGATGCGAAAAGCAAGAGTTTATCAGACATGTTGGTTCGTGTAGATAGGAAGAAGATGACTTGA
- the LOC127773480 gene encoding uncharacterized protein LOC127773480 yields MQHPLRRLRSAAAPVARALSTAAGAGASASRPRWGMIHHTGLLMPPSSPRAAFQLAEPPCASHILVPEHLVDPQPCPPGMMRGCSSHARASSGDGLLVLDFTDGLTAAPAAGARGPIPLDGKQLKPDVTRFVCNPLSGELFRVPDIDGTKKTLKWQLVGILTQSGRPNGPPDRYALASFSSNAAADDDDEWSFAVRRFLSQKGEWDEPVVFPSPLPLERPLFVDHDPVTFAGRIWWVDVSWGAISVDPLSDQPELRFVELPGGSVMEPVKDEKRRGLVRYRRLGVSEGRLRYAEASQKEPFVLSSFALDDNGSSWTLEHRVALSRLRVDGGLPLQQEDTPRIGVIDPLNASIMYLKIGVQCISVDMEKGKVLGRSLLGDESYTRSCLTALLTPCVLPPWLPSYRIPSAGTPNTKSNIKSKTLSDILVRADKDTKN; encoded by the exons ATGCAGcacccgctccgccgcctccgctccgccgcggcgcccgtgGCGCGCGCCCTCTccacggccgccggcgccggcgcctcggCCTCGCGCCCTCGGTGGGGGATGATCCACCACACGGGCCTGCTCATgcccccgtcgtcgccgcgcgccgcgttCCAGCTCGCCGAGCCACCGTGCGCCTCCCACATCCTCGTCCCCGAGCACCTCGTCGACCCGCAGCCCTGCCCCCCCGGCATGATGCGCGGCTGCAGTTCCCACGCCCGCGCCTCCAGCGGCGacggcctcctcgtcctcgactTCACGGACGGCCTCACCGcggcccccgccgccggtgCGCGCGGCCCGATACCGCTCGACGGCAAGCAACTGAAGCCCGACGTCACGCGCTTCGTCTGCAACCCTCTCAGCGGCGAGCTGTTCCGCGTCCCGGACATCGACGGGACGAAGAAGACCTTGAAGTGGCAACTCGTCGGCATCCTCACCCAATCTGGCCGCCCCAACGGGCCGCCGGATAGGTACGCTCTCGCTTCGTTCAGCTcaaacgccgccgccgacgacgacgatgagtgGTCCTTCGCCGTTCGGCGGTTTCTCTCGCAAAAGGGGGAATGGGACGAGCCGGTGGTTTTCCCGTCCCCGCTCCCGCTCGAGCGGCCATTGTTCGTGGATCACGATCCGGTGACCTTCGCCGGCCGTATTTGGTGGGTCGACGTGAGCTGGGGCGCCATTTCCGTCGATCCGCTCAGCGACCAACCGGAGCTGCGCTTTGTCGAGCTGCCAGGGGGCAGTGTGATGGAGCCCGTGAAGGATGAGAAGCGGAGGGGCCTAGTCAGGTACCGCCGCTTGGGCGTCAGCGAGGGGAGGCTGCGCTACGCTGAGGCGTCCCAGAAGGAGCCATTCGTGCTCAGCTCCTTTGCCCTTGACGACAATGGCAGCAGCTGGACGCTGGAGCACCGGGTGGCGCTCAGCCGGCTCCGGGTGGATGGGGGACTCCCATTGCAGCAGGAGGACACGCCACGGATTGGTGTCATTGACCCACTGAATGCTAGCATAATGTACCTCAAAATCGGCGTGCAATGTATCTCCGTTGACATGGAGAAGGGTAAGGTGCTTGGGCGTTCTCTGTTAGGTGATGAGAGTTATACTCGCTCATGTCTCACCGCTCTCCTAACTCCGTGTGTTCTCCCACCGTGGCTTCCATCATACCGGATACCTTCTGCAG GAACTCCAAATACCAAGAGCAACATCAAAAGCAAAACCTTGTCAGACATATTGGTTCGTGCAGATAAGGACACGAAGAATTGA